One window of the Populus trichocarpa isolate Nisqually-1 chromosome 9, P.trichocarpa_v4.1, whole genome shotgun sequence genome contains the following:
- the LOC7489338 gene encoding classical arabinogalactan protein 10 has protein sequence MGSITGLVLVLALFLLQISSSSAETPEQSPSPSPSTEESAAPANSPFLSPPLPSPSPETGSPSDSPLASPPAPPPSDPVPSVVPGSAPASAPTEGSEINHSNNVEAGSGGEGSGGDGSEGEGESKGMSGGKKAGIVVGVIVAACMVGFGGLVYKKRQDNIRRSDYGYAARREIL, from the coding sequence ATGGGTAGCATCACTGGATTAGTGCTTGTTTTAGCCTTGTTTTTATTGCaaatctcctcctcctccgcggAAACACCTGAACAGTCaccatctccatctccatctaCCGAAGAATCCGCCGCCCCCGCCAATTCACCATTTCTATCTCCTCCTCTTCCATCTCCTTCACCAGAAACTGGATCTCCGTCAGATTCGCCGTTGGCATCCCCACCAGCACCACCGCCTTCAGATCCGGTTCCGTCCGTTGTTCCAGGCTCAGCACCTGCATCAGCGCCGACGGAAGGGAGCGAGATCAATCACAGCAACAATGTGGAAGCAGGAAGTGGGGGTGAAGGGAGTGGGGGCGACGGAAGTGAGGGTGAAGGAGAATCGAAGGGAATGAGCGGAGGGAAGAAGGCGGGGATAGTAGTGGGAGTGATAGTGGCGGCGTGTATGGTTGGATTTGGAGGATTGGTTTATAAGAAGAGACAAGATAACATTCGAAGGTCTGATTATGGTTATGCTGCTAGAAGAGAGATTCTCTGA